The Streptomyces albofaciens JCM 4342 genome has a segment encoding these proteins:
- the meaB gene encoding methylmalonyl Co-A mutase-associated GTPase MeaB, producing the protein MPETPRPRAARKRPTIDIDQYAAGVREGSRAWIARAITLVESTRADHRALAQRLLVELLPYAGTARRVGISGVPGVGKSTFIDALGSQLTGAGHRVAVLAVDPSSSRTGGSILGDKTRMARLAADPAAFVRPSPTSGTLGGVARATRESIVVMEAAGYDVVLVETVGVGQSETAVANMVDTFLLLTLARTGDQLQGIKKGVLELADLVSVNKADGPHERDAKSAARELSGALRLLQPPDAAWTPPVLTCSAREGTGLDAVWDRIEQHRKLLESTGALAEKRRGQQVDWTWSMVREQLLNRLQEHPGVRDVAPEVEREVRAGTLTATLAAERILGAFGMPDRA; encoded by the coding sequence ATGCCTGAGACACCCCGGCCCCGAGCGGCCCGCAAGCGACCGACGATCGACATCGACCAGTACGCGGCGGGCGTGCGCGAGGGCTCGCGGGCCTGGATCGCGCGCGCCATCACGCTCGTGGAGTCCACCCGGGCCGACCACCGGGCGCTGGCGCAGCGGCTGCTGGTCGAGCTGCTGCCGTACGCCGGCACGGCCCGGCGGGTGGGCATCAGCGGGGTGCCCGGGGTCGGCAAGTCGACGTTCATCGACGCGCTGGGCTCCCAGCTGACGGGGGCCGGGCACCGGGTCGCCGTACTGGCCGTCGACCCGTCCTCCAGCCGTACCGGCGGCTCCATCCTGGGCGACAAGACCCGGATGGCGCGGCTGGCCGCGGACCCGGCGGCGTTCGTACGGCCCTCCCCCACCTCGGGCACGCTCGGCGGCGTGGCGCGGGCGACCCGGGAGTCCATCGTCGTGATGGAGGCCGCGGGTTATGACGTGGTGCTCGTCGAGACGGTGGGCGTCGGCCAGTCCGAGACGGCCGTCGCCAACATGGTCGACACGTTCCTGCTGCTCACCCTCGCCCGCACCGGCGACCAGCTCCAGGGCATCAAGAAGGGCGTGCTGGAGCTGGCCGACCTGGTGTCGGTCAACAAGGCGGACGGGCCGCACGAGCGGGACGCCAAGTCGGCGGCCCGGGAGCTGTCCGGCGCGCTGCGGCTGCTCCAGCCGCCGGACGCGGCCTGGACTCCGCCGGTCCTGACGTGCAGCGCCCGCGAGGGCACCGGTCTGGACGCGGTGTGGGACCGGATCGAGCAGCACCGCAAGCTGCTGGAGTCCACCGGGGCGCTGGCGGAGAAGCGGCGCGGGCAGCAGGTCGACTGGACGTGGTCGATGGTCCGCGAGCAGTTGCTGAACCGGCTTCAGGAGCACCCCGGCGTACGGGACGTGGCCCCCGAGGTGGAGCGGGAAGTACGGGCGGGCACGCTGACGGCGACGCTCGCGGCCGAGCGCATCCTCGGCGCCTTCGGGATGCCGGACCGGGCGTGA
- a CDS encoding VOC family protein — protein MPVTLNHTIVPAADHRAAARFFASVMGLEELPPAGRDGHFAPVRVNDRLTLDFMAVPEPEGHHLAFDVDPDTFDAILARIREAGIPYGSEPAHPDNGRTDHPLCPRGLFFTDDTGNLYEVMSPA, from the coding sequence GTGCCCGTCACGCTCAACCACACCATCGTGCCCGCCGCCGACCATCGCGCGGCGGCCCGGTTCTTCGCCTCGGTCATGGGGCTGGAGGAGCTGCCGCCGGCCGGCCGCGACGGGCACTTCGCACCGGTACGCGTCAACGACCGGCTGACCCTCGACTTCATGGCGGTGCCCGAACCGGAGGGCCACCACCTCGCCTTCGACGTGGACCCGGACACCTTCGACGCGATCCTCGCCCGGATACGGGAAGCCGGGATCCCCTACGGCAGCGAACCCGCCCACCCGGACAACGGCCGCACCGACCACCCGCTGTGCCCGCGCGGCCTGTTCTTCACGGACGACACCGGGAACCTGTACGAGGTGATGTCCCCGGCGTGA
- a CDS encoding LysR family transcriptional regulator codes for MDLTSLRTFRMVARHEHISRAAAELRVAQPAVSRTVARLEAELGVPLFDRQGRSVRLNRYGAAFLRRVERALGELDDARRELADAAGLDQGRVVAAAETLLTLTSLLSAFRAAHPGVEIRLHQSTAEVMARQLADREVDLCIASQPLSGAGLRSVVLREEDVLLAVPVGHPLAGRGHVGLDEVADEPFVTTRRGHWQRELLDRLFAAAGRSPVIACEGDEPAATQFMIGAGLGVGLIPEIARNESAEAPVRWLRLDVPGCRRTLSLVRRADTYVSEAERRFEAAAIAHFAGRALTE; via the coding sequence GTGGACCTGACGTCCCTGCGGACGTTCCGGATGGTGGCCCGGCACGAGCACATCAGCCGGGCGGCGGCCGAACTGCGCGTCGCGCAGCCCGCGGTGAGCCGGACGGTCGCCCGGCTGGAGGCGGAGCTGGGTGTGCCGCTCTTCGACCGGCAGGGGCGGTCGGTGCGCCTCAACCGGTACGGTGCCGCCTTTCTGCGCCGTGTCGAGCGGGCGCTCGGCGAGCTGGACGATGCCCGGCGCGAGCTGGCGGACGCCGCGGGCCTGGACCAGGGGCGGGTCGTGGCCGCCGCCGAGACCCTGCTGACCCTCACCTCGCTGCTGTCCGCCTTCCGTGCCGCGCACCCCGGCGTCGAGATCCGGCTCCACCAGTCGACCGCCGAGGTGATGGCACGTCAGCTGGCGGACCGGGAGGTGGACCTGTGCATCGCCTCACAGCCCCTGAGCGGTGCCGGGCTGCGGTCGGTGGTGCTGAGGGAGGAGGACGTCCTGCTGGCCGTGCCGGTCGGCCACCCGCTGGCCGGACGCGGGCACGTCGGCCTGGACGAGGTCGCGGACGAACCGTTCGTCACCACCCGCCGCGGGCACTGGCAGCGCGAACTGCTCGACCGGCTGTTCGCGGCGGCGGGCCGCAGCCCCGTCATCGCCTGCGAGGGCGACGAGCCCGCCGCGACCCAGTTCATGATCGGCGCCGGACTCGGCGTCGGGCTCATACCGGAGATCGCCCGCAACGAGTCGGCCGAGGCGCCGGTCCGCTGGCTGCGTCTGGACGTGCCGGGCTGCCGCCGCACGCTGTCGCTGGTGCGGCGCGCGGACACCTATGTCTCGGAGGCGGAGCGGCGGTTCGAGGCGGCGGCGATCGCGCATTTCGCGGGCCGGGCATTGACGGAGTGA
- a CDS encoding SDR family NAD(P)-dependent oxidoreductase produces MTQTTGTGTERPGTDGGRLLDGKVLLITGAGRGIGAAAARLFAREGAAVVLTARTEPELAAVTEEIRAAGGSAGHVVADLADADAVQRAVDTAVERHGRLDGAFNNAGMGIAHAPLAEIPVAEFDRITAVNHRGVWLAMAAEIRAILATAGTGAIVNNSSVGSLKPSAGMSLYGASKRAVNSLTQTAAVEYGPQGIRVNAVAPGTTMTAMIEDWAAREPGLLDRLTSRTPLRRAAAPEEVAQAAAWLLSDRASYVTGAVLPVDGGLTV; encoded by the coding sequence ATGACGCAGACGACGGGTACGGGTACGGAGCGACCGGGCACGGACGGCGGCCGGCTGCTGGACGGCAAGGTCCTGCTGATCACCGGGGCGGGGCGCGGCATCGGCGCCGCCGCGGCACGGCTGTTCGCGCGGGAGGGCGCAGCGGTCGTGCTGACCGCGCGGACCGAACCGGAACTGGCCGCCGTCACCGAGGAGATACGGGCGGCGGGCGGCAGCGCCGGGCACGTCGTCGCCGACCTGGCGGACGCGGACGCCGTACAGCGGGCGGTGGACACGGCCGTCGAGCGCCACGGCCGCCTGGACGGCGCGTTCAACAACGCGGGCATGGGCATCGCGCACGCCCCGCTGGCCGAGATCCCCGTGGCGGAGTTCGACCGGATCACCGCCGTCAACCACCGGGGCGTCTGGCTGGCGATGGCCGCCGAGATACGGGCGATCCTGGCCACCGCCGGCACCGGCGCGATCGTCAACAACAGCAGCGTCGGCAGCCTCAAGCCGTCCGCCGGGATGAGCCTGTACGGCGCCTCCAAGCGGGCCGTGAACAGCCTCACCCAGACCGCCGCCGTCGAGTACGGCCCCCAGGGCATCCGCGTCAACGCGGTCGCCCCCGGAACCACCATGACCGCCATGATCGAGGACTGGGCCGCCCGCGAGCCCGGCCTCCTCGACCGGCTCACCTCCCGTACGCCGCTGCGCCGCGCGGCCGCCCCCGAAGAGGTGGCGCAGGCCGCCGCGTGGCTGCTCAGCGACCGTGCCTCGTACGTGACGGGCGCGGTCCTGCCCGTCGACGGCGGCCTCACCGTCTGA
- a CDS encoding lytic polysaccharide monooxygenase auxiliary activity family 9 protein has protein sequence MHQKRKLATAVGAALAPLLVVTLPAGSASAHGYVNAPASRQAQCAAGTVSCGDIKWEPQSVEGPKGLKSCSGGNARFRELDDDSKGWKATSVGSSQNFTWRLTAQHRTSTWQYFIGGRKIAEINDHGAKPPATVTHNVNFQGIKGKQKVLAVWNVADTANAFYACIDVNIR, from the coding sequence ATGCACCAGAAGAGAAAGCTCGCCACCGCCGTCGGCGCCGCGCTGGCCCCGCTGCTCGTCGTGACCCTGCCGGCCGGTTCGGCCAGCGCGCACGGCTATGTGAACGCCCCGGCCAGCCGCCAGGCCCAGTGTGCGGCGGGCACCGTCTCCTGTGGAGACATCAAGTGGGAGCCGCAGAGCGTCGAGGGGCCCAAGGGTCTCAAGAGCTGCAGCGGCGGCAACGCCCGGTTCCGGGAGCTCGACGACGACAGCAAGGGCTGGAAGGCCACTTCGGTGGGCAGCTCCCAGAACTTCACCTGGCGGCTGACGGCCCAGCACCGCACCAGCACATGGCAGTACTTCATCGGCGGCCGCAAGATCGCCGAGATCAACGACCACGGGGCCAAGCCGCCGGCCACCGTCACCCACAACGTGAACTTCCAGGGCATCAAGGGCAAGCAGAAGGTGCTCGCCGTCTGGAACGTCGCGGACACCGCCAACGCCTTCTACGCCTGCATCGACGTCAACATCCGCTGA
- a CDS encoding SCP2 sterol-binding domain-containing protein, giving the protein MARDVRSLLAELDFASVTPEEFARIVKGLSGREIAELARGELRDRVLGEIFGRMGRQFRPEEAGELCAVIRWRITGEREAVYETTLADGVCTVREGAGPAEPRLTLRMGDAEFLRLVSGNGNPVTMVLTRKVKVSGDLGLAANMNRYFDIPKV; this is encoded by the coding sequence GTGGCCCGAGACGTCAGGTCGCTGCTGGCCGAGCTCGACTTCGCGAGCGTCACGCCCGAGGAGTTCGCGCGGATCGTGAAGGGGCTGTCGGGCAGGGAGATCGCCGAACTCGCGCGCGGCGAGCTGCGGGACCGGGTGCTCGGTGAGATCTTCGGGCGGATGGGGCGGCAGTTCCGGCCCGAGGAGGCCGGGGAGCTGTGCGCGGTGATCCGCTGGCGGATCACCGGCGAGCGGGAGGCGGTCTACGAGACCACGCTCGCGGACGGGGTCTGCACGGTCCGCGAGGGCGCCGGCCCGGCCGAGCCCCGGCTGACGCTGAGGATGGGCGACGCGGAGTTCCTGCGGCTGGTGTCGGGGAACGGCAATCCGGTGACGATGGTGCTCACCCGCAAGGTCAAGGTGTCCGGCGATCTGGGGCTGGCCGCCAACATGAACCGGTACTTCGACATCCCCAAGGTCTGA
- a CDS encoding SH3 domain-containing protein, with translation MRRTAVTRTIAKLAVATAATGSLLATTGAAHAAAQPQRSAAPAHAARQAAAQVCTVNDNGVNFRGGPGENFPVLGQVNAGQKLNVRGRQGNWVMGDLWGGRTGVWIHIAYLNC, from the coding sequence ATGCGCAGGACCGCAGTCACCAGGACGATCGCCAAGCTGGCCGTCGCGACCGCAGCGACCGGCAGCCTCCTCGCCACCACCGGCGCCGCCCACGCCGCCGCGCAGCCGCAGCGCTCCGCCGCCCCGGCGCACGCCGCGCGGCAGGCCGCCGCCCAGGTGTGCACCGTCAACGACAACGGGGTCAACTTCCGCGGCGGGCCCGGCGAGAACTTCCCGGTCCTCGGGCAGGTCAACGCCGGCCAGAAGCTGAACGTGCGCGGCCGGCAGGGCAACTGGGTCATGGGCGACCTGTGGGGCGGCCGCACCGGCGTCTGGATCCACATCGCCTACCTGAACTGCTGA